One Nocardia iowensis DNA window includes the following coding sequences:
- a CDS encoding UvrD-helicase domain-containing protein: MDAPDSFEPHGPLPTGTTVLEASAGTGKTHAIVGLAVRYVAETGIDVSQLLLVTFSRAATQELRERTRDRFVTVAAGLGDPELARAHADDLIRYLAQADSDEVRRRRARLLAALSDFDAGTIATTHSFCQRMLDELGLAGEHDPGSRLVETVDELVGTVADDLYLNRYARTEPPFSVKEAHTLALAAVRDRHAVLVPKGDSAAGERVAFATAVRTETERRKRLAGLRDFDDLLVLLHDVLADPEHGPRACRRIRERYRVALVDEFQDTDPLQWDILRRSFHGHATLVLVGDPKQAIYAFRGAEVLSYLDAVAHADTRKELTTNWRSDAGLLAALDHLQGGAALGHKEITVYPVAATRPWSRLSGPDELSTPLRMRCLTRTGAGPLNKSGFPAVGRMRAKVADDLAADIVRLLESGTTLATNAQPSRADQNAAVPDSGERVPDAVTCRPISPGDIAVLVRTRSQIDVVRAALDRVGVASVLAGGTSVFATSSATDWLWLLRALEQPHRADRVRLAACTPLIGATAAEIDSGGADLVGRVSAQLRDAARLFARAGFAAVFEKISAEADLAHRLLAVENGERQLTDLRHIAQLLDQVALTESLGLTALTRWLADRVRDPASGTVADRSRRLDRDAAAVQIATVHASKGLEFPIVYLPFAWDNAKNPYPATLLFHDDNGSRVLDVGGQDASGYAERKLRSETEEAGEELRLLYVALTRAMCQVVAWWAPAITTAASPLHRMILGRPDGGDTVPPRAAVPADAVAPGLLSAWAGGAGAAISVTAVAGTDDVALRRVRTEPVTGELAAARFDRVLDHQWRRTSYSALTASAHGPVTPELDIEPEATRGPADEPSTPVAAEIEEVFAGPPSLMNSLPYGAEFGTLVHGVLELIDTDAMDLAAEVDNRCRAAIDELMAEADPAVLSTALLAVLRTPLGIGSLADIANRDRLNELEFELPLAGGDAPGAESATLRQIADLLRTHLPTDNDLFVYADHLATLDDIPLRGYLTGSIDAVLRVTDGPDPRFVIVDYKTNRLGTGDLTVEHYTRDRMAAEMLRSHYPLQALLYAVALHRYLRWRLPGYDPARHLGGARYLFVRGMIGPETPSGCGVFDWHPPAPLIVALSRLLAGEVTR; this comes from the coding sequence ATGGACGCACCCGACAGCTTCGAGCCACACGGTCCGCTGCCCACCGGGACGACCGTGCTGGAGGCGAGCGCGGGGACCGGCAAGACGCACGCGATCGTCGGGTTGGCGGTGCGGTACGTGGCCGAGACCGGGATCGATGTCTCGCAGCTGCTGCTGGTCACGTTCAGCCGGGCGGCCACGCAGGAATTGCGCGAGCGCACCAGGGACCGGTTCGTGACGGTCGCGGCGGGGCTCGGCGACCCGGAGCTGGCCCGTGCGCACGCCGATGACCTGATTCGCTATCTGGCGCAAGCGGATTCGGACGAGGTGCGGCGCAGGCGGGCTCGGTTGCTTGCGGCCCTTTCGGATTTCGACGCGGGCACCATCGCGACCACGCACAGCTTCTGCCAGCGCATGCTGGACGAGCTCGGGCTGGCGGGCGAGCACGATCCCGGTTCGCGGCTGGTCGAGACCGTCGACGAGCTGGTCGGCACGGTCGCCGACGATCTGTACCTGAACCGGTACGCCCGTACCGAACCGCCGTTCTCGGTGAAAGAGGCGCACACGCTGGCGCTGGCCGCCGTGCGCGACCGGCACGCGGTGCTGGTGCCGAAGGGCGACTCCGCGGCCGGCGAACGGGTGGCCTTCGCGACCGCGGTCCGCACCGAAACCGAACGGCGCAAGCGACTGGCCGGGTTGCGCGACTTCGACGACCTGCTGGTGCTGCTGCACGACGTGCTGGCCGATCCCGAGCACGGGCCCCGTGCCTGCCGCCGCATCCGCGAGCGCTACCGGGTCGCGCTGGTGGACGAATTCCAGGACACCGACCCGCTGCAGTGGGACATCCTGCGCCGCTCCTTCCACGGCCACGCCACCCTGGTGCTCGTCGGCGACCCGAAGCAGGCCATCTACGCCTTCCGCGGCGCGGAGGTGCTCAGCTATCTGGACGCGGTCGCGCACGCCGACACCCGCAAGGAACTCACCACCAACTGGCGCAGCGACGCCGGTCTGCTGGCCGCGCTGGACCACCTGCAGGGCGGTGCGGCCTTGGGGCACAAGGAGATCACCGTCTATCCGGTGGCCGCGACCAGGCCGTGGTCGCGGCTGTCCGGGCCCGACGAGCTCAGCACTCCGCTGCGCATGCGCTGCCTGACGCGGACCGGGGCCGGACCGTTGAACAAGTCCGGCTTTCCCGCGGTAGGTCGCATGCGTGCGAAGGTCGCGGACGATCTCGCCGCCGACATCGTTCGTCTCTTGGAGTCCGGAACCACGTTGGCCACCAACGCGCAGCCGAGTCGCGCCGACCAGAATGCGGCTGTGCCGGATTCGGGCGAGCGGGTCCCGGATGCCGTGACGTGCAGGCCGATCAGCCCTGGCGATATCGCGGTCCTGGTGCGGACGCGGTCCCAAATCGACGTCGTGCGAGCGGCGTTGGATCGGGTCGGCGTCGCCTCCGTGCTGGCGGGCGGCACCAGCGTATTCGCGACGAGCAGTGCCACCGACTGGCTCTGGTTGCTGCGGGCGTTGGAGCAGCCGCATCGCGCCGACCGGGTGCGGTTGGCGGCGTGCACGCCGTTGATCGGGGCCACCGCCGCCGAGATCGACAGCGGCGGTGCGGATCTGGTCGGCCGGGTCAGTGCGCAATTGCGTGATGCCGCCCGGTTGTTCGCCCGCGCCGGGTTCGCGGCGGTCTTCGAAAAGATCTCCGCCGAGGCCGATTTGGCACACCGGCTGCTCGCCGTCGAGAACGGGGAGCGACAGCTCACCGATCTGCGGCACATCGCGCAGCTGCTGGACCAGGTGGCGCTCACCGAGTCGCTCGGGTTGACGGCGTTGACCCGCTGGCTGGCCGATCGGGTGCGTGACCCCGCCTCGGGCACGGTCGCCGACCGCAGCCGCAGGCTGGACCGCGATGCCGCGGCGGTGCAGATCGCCACCGTGCACGCCAGCAAGGGCCTCGAATTCCCCATCGTGTATTTGCCGTTCGCCTGGGACAACGCGAAGAACCCCTACCCGGCGACGCTGCTCTTCCACGACGACAACGGCTCGCGCGTGCTCGACGTCGGCGGTCAGGACGCCTCCGGTTACGCGGAACGCAAGCTGCGCAGCGAAACCGAGGAGGCGGGCGAGGAACTGCGCCTGCTGTACGTCGCGCTGACCCGCGCCATGTGCCAGGTCGTCGCATGGTGGGCGCCCGCGATCACCACCGCGGCGTCGCCACTGCACCGGATGATCCTCGGGCGGCCGGACGGCGGCGACACGGTGCCGCCGCGAGCCGCGGTACCGGCGGATGCGGTTGCGCCAGGCCTGCTTTCGGCGTGGGCCGGGGGAGCGGGAGCGGCGATCTCGGTGACGGCAGTCGCCGGGACGGACGACGTCGCGCTCCGGCGGGTGCGCACCGAACCGGTCACCGGTGAGCTGGCCGCCGCCCGCTTCGACCGCGTGCTCGACCACCAATGGCGGCGGACCTCGTATTCGGCGCTGACCGCGTCCGCGCACGGCCCGGTTACGCCGGAACTGGACATCGAGCCCGAGGCAACGCGCGGTCCAGCGGATGAGCCGAGCACCCCAGTGGCCGCCGAAATCGAAGAGGTGTTCGCCGGTCCGCCGTCGCTGATGAACTCGCTGCCCTACGGCGCGGAGTTCGGCACCCTCGTGCACGGTGTACTGGAGCTGATCGACACCGACGCAATGGATCTGGCCGCCGAGGTGGACAATCGGTGCCGGGCCGCGATCGACGAACTCATGGCCGAAGCCGATCCGGCGGTGCTCAGCACCGCCCTCCTCGCCGTGCTGCGCACCCCACTCGGCATCGGCTCGCTCGCCGACATCGCCAACCGAGACCGCTTGAACGAGTTGGAATTCGAGCTGCCGCTGGCCGGTGGTGACGCGCCGGGCGCCGAGTCGGCGACCTTGCGCCAGATCGCGGACCTGCTGCGCACCCACCTGCCCACCGACAACGACCTTTTCGTCTACGCCGACCACCTGGCCACCCTCGACGACATCCCACTGCGCGGTTACCTGACCGGCAGCATCGACGCGGTCCTGCGGGTCACCGACGGCCCCGACCCGCGATTCGTGATCGTCGACTACAAGACCAACCGGCTCGGCACCGGCGACCTCACCGTCGAGCACTACACCCGCGACCGGATGGCCGCCGAGATGCTGCGCTCGCACTACCCGCTGCAAGCTCTGCTGTATGCCGTTGCCCTGCACCGCTACCTGCGCTGGCGGCTGCCCGGCTACGACCCGGCCCGCCACCTCGGCGGCGCCCGTTACCTGTTCGTCCGCGGCATGATCGGTCCCGAAACCCCCAGCGGCTGTGGCGTCTTCGATTGGCATCCGCCCGCCCCGCTGATCGTGGCCTTGTCCAGGCTGCTCGCCGGTGAGGTCACCCGATGA
- the recC gene encoding exodeoxyribonuclease V subunit gamma yields MPLHIHRAERADVLADELAGLLATPLSDPFAAEVVAVPAKGVERWLTQRLSSVLGVSVAVAFSASFDAAPTDGIAANIQFPSPASLVAEALAAASGVRPEDDPWAAERVVWTLLRVIDAALGEPWCAVLARHLGAKDPAGRDHRIGRRYATAAHLASLFDSYAAQRPGLVTEWAAGSDTDGAGNPVPDDLLWQPELWRRLRAEVDAPSPAERLAAACARLRAEPELVPFPSRFSLFGATRMSTDQLAVLSALAQNREIHLWLPHPSPVMWTELAGTPAAGARAADLSATVLRHPLLTGLARDVRELQQRLAEPASSDTYHPSRAASDDLVLDGDPRDDGRTSTLLEALQANIRDDRWPPAQVRACDGTVQVHACHGPARQVEVLRECLLGLFAEDETLEPRDVLVMCPEVESFAPLVRAAFGQRVPGSVETAPDSAHPAHRLRVRLADRGRGITNPLLAVIGVLLELADGRVTVTQVLDLAAAETVRRRCGFDDDDIERLREWAAESGARWGIGQRQRQAFGLADFAQNTLNAAVDRILLGVTAGETSEAGVDGGSANSAGWLDLALPLDDVDSNDVDLAGRFAEFIDRLAVCLRDLRGPRPAHDWAAVLGRALDLLTDVPDSQAWVRTEARQELAAATEHAGDVALRLADVGVLLHSRLAARPTRANFRTGELTVCTMVPMRSVPHRVVVLLGLDDDVFPRTSGVDGDDVLARNPLLGERDPRSEDRQLLLDAILAARDKLLVFHTGADPVTGAHRPPAIPVAELLDVLRAHVGAAGMDAVLTRHPLQAFDRRNFRAENPFSFDTVALAGARSAGQPPMPRPAFLPEPLPAPELTDVALADLISFVEHPIRAFLWQRLGLRVPEHEEDIADRLPIELDGLAKWELGERLLAARLTGADPAALRAAEWRRGTLPPFGFGAAVLDEVEHTVDKLVRASQGDYEGAVRAVDIAVDLGNGRRLTGTVPEVRGETLVRTTFSRLAPKHRIAAWVSLLALAVTEDRSWRAVTTGRGQFGRPAWRSEITAPDMPAARAILRELVALRDAGMTEPLPVAPGATAAYAERRFRGANTDEAIVAAEREFNGGPNGPGPFGDHTDRHLRYVWGPAPRLEHLMAIPAPPGEPGETTRFGALARRIWVPLLSAESQGQP; encoded by the coding sequence ATGCCGCTGCACATCCACCGTGCCGAGCGCGCCGATGTCTTGGCGGACGAACTGGCCGGACTGTTGGCTACACCACTGTCGGACCCGTTCGCGGCGGAAGTGGTCGCGGTACCGGCCAAGGGTGTCGAGCGATGGTTGACGCAGCGGTTGTCGTCGGTGCTCGGAGTGTCCGTGGCCGTGGCATTTTCCGCGTCGTTCGATGCCGCGCCGACCGACGGCATCGCGGCGAATATTCAGTTCCCCTCGCCCGCAAGCCTGGTCGCGGAGGCGTTGGCCGCGGCAAGTGGGGTGCGGCCCGAGGATGATCCGTGGGCTGCCGAACGCGTCGTGTGGACCTTGCTGCGAGTGATCGATGCCGCACTCGGGGAGCCGTGGTGCGCGGTGCTCGCCCGGCATCTCGGCGCGAAGGATCCGGCCGGACGGGATCACCGGATCGGTCGTCGCTATGCCACCGCGGCGCACTTGGCCTCGCTGTTCGACAGTTACGCGGCGCAGCGACCCGGACTCGTCACCGAATGGGCCGCGGGGTCCGACACCGACGGTGCGGGCAACCCGGTGCCCGACGATCTGCTGTGGCAGCCCGAACTGTGGCGGCGGTTGCGTGCCGAGGTGGACGCGCCGAGTCCGGCCGAGCGCCTGGCTGCCGCGTGCGCGCGGCTGCGGGCCGAGCCTGAACTTGTTCCATTTCCGTCGCGTTTTTCGCTCTTCGGCGCGACCAGAATGTCGACCGATCAACTCGCCGTGCTTTCGGCGCTGGCCCAGAACCGCGAGATCCATCTGTGGCTGCCGCATCCGAGTCCGGTGATGTGGACGGAACTCGCCGGTACGCCCGCGGCGGGCGCCCGCGCGGCCGACCTCAGTGCGACGGTCCTTCGTCATCCGCTGCTCACCGGGCTGGCCCGCGATGTCCGGGAACTGCAGCAGCGGTTGGCCGAGCCCGCGAGCTCGGACACCTATCATCCGAGCCGCGCCGCCTCGGATGATCTTGTGCTGGACGGGGATCCACGAGACGACGGCCGCACGTCGACCTTGCTCGAGGCGCTGCAAGCCAATATCCGCGATGACCGATGGCCACCGGCCCAGGTGCGTGCCTGCGACGGCACGGTGCAGGTGCACGCGTGCCACGGACCCGCGCGGCAGGTCGAGGTGCTGCGGGAATGCCTGCTCGGATTGTTCGCTGAGGATGAGACGTTGGAGCCGCGTGACGTGCTGGTCATGTGCCCCGAGGTCGAGTCGTTCGCGCCGCTGGTGCGGGCCGCGTTCGGCCAGCGGGTGCCGGGATCGGTGGAGACGGCGCCGGATTCGGCGCATCCGGCGCACCGCCTGCGGGTGCGGCTCGCCGATCGCGGGCGAGGCATCACCAATCCGCTGCTCGCGGTAATCGGAGTGCTGCTCGAACTGGCCGACGGCCGGGTCACCGTGACCCAGGTGCTCGATCTGGCGGCGGCCGAAACGGTCCGGCGGCGTTGCGGATTCGACGACGACGATATCGAACGGCTGCGCGAATGGGCGGCCGAGTCCGGCGCGCGGTGGGGGATCGGGCAGCGCCAGCGACAAGCATTCGGGCTCGCCGATTTCGCGCAGAACACGTTGAACGCCGCGGTGGATCGAATCCTGCTCGGCGTCACGGCGGGCGAAACCTCCGAAGCTGGAGTCGATGGCGGGTCCGCAAACTCCGCCGGCTGGCTCGATCTCGCGCTGCCCCTGGACGACGTGGACAGCAACGACGTCGATTTGGCCGGGCGATTCGCCGAATTCATCGACCGGCTCGCCGTCTGCCTGCGCGATCTGCGCGGCCCGCGCCCCGCGCACGACTGGGCGGCGGTGCTCGGCCGGGCACTGGATCTGCTGACGGATGTGCCGGATTCGCAGGCCTGGGTGCGCACCGAGGCGCGCCAGGAACTGGCCGCCGCCACCGAGCACGCGGGCGATGTGGCGCTGCGGCTGGCCGATGTCGGGGTGCTGCTGCATTCCCGGCTGGCGGCCCGGCCGACCCGCGCCAACTTTCGCACCGGTGAGCTGACCGTGTGCACCATGGTGCCGATGCGTTCGGTGCCGCACCGCGTGGTGGTGCTGCTCGGCCTCGACGACGACGTGTTCCCGCGCACCAGCGGCGTGGACGGTGACGACGTGCTGGCCCGCAATCCGCTACTCGGCGAACGGGATCCGCGCAGCGAGGACCGGCAGCTGCTGCTCGACGCGATCCTCGCGGCCAGGGACAAGCTGCTGGTATTCCACACCGGCGCCGACCCGGTCACCGGCGCGCATCGCCCACCGGCCATCCCGGTGGCCGAACTGCTCGACGTGCTGCGCGCCCATGTCGGCGCGGCGGGCATGGATGCGGTGCTGACCCGACATCCCTTGCAGGCCTTCGATCGCCGGAATTTCCGCGCCGAGAATCCGTTCAGCTTCGACACCGTCGCGCTGGCCGGTGCCCGGTCCGCCGGGCAGCCGCCGATGCCGAGGCCGGCGTTCCTGCCGGAGCCGCTGCCCGCACCGGAACTCACGGATGTGGCACTGGCCGACCTGATCTCGTTCGTCGAGCACCCGATCCGCGCCTTCCTGTGGCAGCGGCTCGGCCTGCGCGTCCCCGAACACGAAGAGGACATCGCCGACCGGCTGCCCATCGAGCTCGACGGACTGGCGAAATGGGAGCTGGGCGAGCGCCTGCTCGCCGCCCGACTGACCGGCGCCGACCCGGCCGCGCTGCGCGCCGCCGAGTGGCGGCGCGGCACGTTGCCGCCCTTCGGTTTCGGCGCCGCGGTGCTCGACGAGGTCGAGCACACGGTGGACAAGCTGGTCCGCGCCTCACAAGGCGACTACGAGGGCGCCGTGCGCGCCGTCGACATCGCGGTGGATCTCGGCAACGGTCGCAGGCTCACCGGGACCGTGCCCGAGGTGCGCGGCGAGACCCTGGTTCGCACCACCTTCTCCCGGCTCGCTCCGAAACACCGGATCGCCGCGTGGGTCTCGCTGCTGGCCCTCGCGGTCACCGAGGATCGCTCGTGGCGTGCCGTCACTACCGGTCGCGGCCAATTCGGCCGCCCCGCATGGCGTTCGGAGATCACCGCGCCGGATATGCCTGCGGCGCGGGCCATCCTGCGCGAACTCGTCGCCCTTCGAGATGCCGGAATGACCGAGCCCCTTCCGGTCGCGCCCGGTGCCACGGCGGCCTACGCCGAACGCCGGTTTCGCGGCGCCAACACCGACGAGGCCATCGTGGCCGCCGAACGGGAGTTCAACGGCGGCCCGAACGGCCCCGGCCCGTTCGGTGACCACACCGACCGTCACCTGCGCTATGTCTGGGGACCGGCGCCGCGCCTGGAACACCTCATGGCGATTCCCGCCCCGCCCGGTGAACCGGGGGAGACCACCCGCTTCGGCGCGCTGGCCCGCCGGATATGGGTGCCGTTGCTGAGCGCCGAAAGCCAGGGGCAACCGTGA
- a CDS encoding tat pathway signal sequence, translating into MAASACVLAAAAILIPSAPTLLPSAAAVPLAHTSACLSGFDCDMSRRINAVDNYLTTRPGVTGYVVRDRVTGGIYANANAENAVWTASTIKLAIAEDLLNRARVGAIVLSPEDRGLMEAMLATSNDGATDRLWAKYAGLDRMAFNNAFRANGMSTLVPQPTNTALFPDWSFQKCTAADLDRLMDNILTNMHPDDRDYLLDRMRSVDSNQHWGVWGAGEKMRPGLKNGWSEEQGGWVVNSVGFAGPGERYTLAIMTALGGAGGYTEGADTDTKVAEMLFAGR; encoded by the coding sequence GTGGCCGCATCCGCCTGTGTCCTCGCCGCTGCGGCGATCCTCATCCCCAGCGCGCCAACCCTGCTGCCAAGCGCGGCCGCCGTACCCCTCGCGCATACCAGCGCGTGCCTGTCCGGTTTCGACTGCGATATGAGCAGACGGATCAACGCGGTCGACAACTACCTGACCACTCGTCCCGGCGTCACCGGTTACGTTGTGCGCGACCGGGTCACCGGTGGCATCTACGCGAATGCCAACGCGGAGAACGCGGTATGGACCGCCTCCACGATCAAACTGGCGATCGCCGAGGATCTGCTGAACCGGGCCAGGGTGGGCGCGATCGTGCTGTCACCGGAGGATCGCGGGTTGATGGAGGCGATGCTGGCCACCTCCAATGACGGCGCGACCGACCGGCTGTGGGCCAAGTACGCGGGTCTGGACCGGATGGCGTTCAACAACGCGTTCCGCGCCAACGGCATGAGCACCCTGGTGCCGCAGCCGACCAATACCGCGCTGTTCCCGGACTGGTCGTTCCAGAAGTGCACCGCCGCCGACCTGGACCGGCTGATGGACAACATCCTCACCAACATGCACCCGGATGATCGCGATTACCTGTTGGACCGCATGCGCTCGGTGGACAGCAACCAGCACTGGGGTGTGTGGGGCGCGGGCGAGAAGATGCGACCGGGCCTGAAGAACGGCTGGTCCGAAGAACAGGGCGGCTGGGTCGTGAATTCGGTCGGCTTCGCCGGTCCGGGCGAGCGGTACACGCTGGCCATCATGACCGCGCTCGGTGGCGCGGGCGGCTACACCGAAGGCGCCGACACCGACACCAAGGTCGCCGAGATGTTGTTCGCCGGGCGTTAA
- a CDS encoding cytochrome P450 — MVAGDRAVGRKPSVRGQSEGMTESENSALIDVPHDHLVDRALGLLPERHHVLATPPPGSDTAAVHGDAGLPYLGRALQYMRWGPAEMVGRYRKYGPVSVSTSLGVDRVLVAGPEALDEVLGRRRRDFGQGWDYFIGPFFRRGLLLLEFDEHKFHRRIMQQAFTRDRLEAHLAALTPVVRASVERWVPQGGNAERTVRLYPTIKELTLDIAGETFMGVDVGPRRRELIDAFVDCTHAGLAIIRHSVPGGNWRSGLRGRKVLEEYFTAMLPEKRRVETPDFFSGLCHARSEDGGVFGDADVVNHMIFLIMAAHDTTTTTATAIAYYLGKHPEWQERVRAEVLALDAEIDGAAPTIADLDRLTDLDLVVKESLRLMPPVPGLSRRAVRDTEIAGHYIPAGTAIDLAYQVNHLLPELWTHPELFDPGRFGPDRHEDKSHRLAWLPFGAGAHKCIGMHFGTFEVKTVIAALVRAYAWQIPEKYRMPWGFTTIPFPRDGAPMVLRRRSA; from the coding sequence ATGGTCGCCGGGGACCGTGCAGTCGGCCGAAAGCCCAGCGTGCGCGGGCAATCCGAGGGCATGACCGAATCCGAGAACAGCGCGCTTATCGACGTACCGCACGACCATCTGGTCGATCGGGCGCTCGGCCTGCTACCGGAACGCCACCACGTCCTCGCAACACCGCCACCGGGCAGCGACACCGCCGCGGTGCACGGTGACGCCGGACTGCCGTATCTGGGTCGCGCGTTGCAGTACATGCGCTGGGGTCCGGCCGAGATGGTGGGGCGGTATCGCAAATACGGACCGGTTTCGGTGAGCACCTCGCTCGGCGTCGACCGCGTGCTCGTCGCCGGTCCCGAGGCGCTCGACGAGGTACTCGGTCGACGTCGCCGCGACTTCGGCCAGGGCTGGGACTATTTCATCGGCCCGTTCTTCCGGCGCGGACTGCTGTTGCTCGAATTCGACGAGCACAAATTCCATCGCCGGATCATGCAGCAGGCGTTCACCAGGGACCGCCTGGAGGCCCACCTCGCCGCGCTGACTCCCGTGGTGCGCGCGAGCGTCGAGCGCTGGGTTCCCCAGGGCGGCAACGCCGAACGGACCGTGCGCCTGTATCCGACCATCAAGGAACTGACCCTCGATATCGCGGGCGAGACCTTCATGGGCGTCGATGTCGGGCCGCGCAGGCGTGAGCTCATCGACGCGTTCGTCGATTGCACGCATGCGGGTCTGGCGATCATCCGGCATTCGGTGCCCGGCGGCAACTGGCGGTCCGGGCTGCGCGGCCGGAAGGTCCTGGAGGAGTACTTCACCGCGATGCTGCCGGAGAAGCGGCGCGTCGAAACACCGGACTTCTTCTCCGGCCTCTGTCATGCGCGCAGCGAGGACGGTGGTGTGTTCGGTGACGCGGATGTGGTGAACCACATGATCTTTCTGATCATGGCCGCGCACGACACCACCACGACAACGGCCACCGCCATCGCCTACTACCTGGGCAAACATCCGGAATGGCAGGAACGGGTGCGGGCCGAGGTGCTCGCGCTCGACGCCGAAATCGACGGCGCGGCACCGACTATCGCCGACCTGGACCGGCTGACCGACCTCGATCTGGTGGTGAAGGAGAGCCTGCGGCTGATGCCGCCGGTGCCGGGACTGTCGCGTCGTGCGGTGCGCGACACCGAGATCGCCGGACATTACATCCCGGCAGGCACCGCGATCGACCTCGCCTACCAGGTCAATCACCTGCTGCCGGAGTTGTGGACCCATCCCGAACTGTTCGATCCCGGACGCTTCGGCCCGGACCGGCATGAGGACAAGTCGCATCGCCTGGCCTGGCTGCCCTTCGGCGCGGGCGCGCACAAGTGCATCGGCATGCACTTCGGCACGTTCGAGGTGAAGACGGTGATCGCCGCGCTGGTGCGTGCGTACGCGTGGCAGATCCCGGAAAAGTACCGAATGCCGTGGGGGTTCACCACGATTCCGTTCCCGAGGGACGGAGCGCCGATGGTGCTGCGCCGGCGCTCCGCCTGA
- a CDS encoding NAD(P)/FAD-dependent oxidoreductase, which produces MVVIGSGFGGLFGTKHLKRADVDITLISKTTSHLFQPLLYQVATGILSVGEIAPATRLVLRKQKNAQVLLGDVIDIDLEAKTVTSRLLNQNTVTPFDSLIVATGAQQSYFGNNQFATYAPGMKTIDDALELRGRILGSFEGAELATSQEMRDRLLTFVVVGAGPTGVELAGQIAELADRTLEGTFHNIDPRDARVVLLEGAGAVLGPMGPKLGNKAKRRLEKMGVEIQLNAMVTDIDALGVTVKDADGTIRRIESSCKVWSAGVQASPLGKMLAERSDGTEVDRAGRVVVEPDLTIKGHPNVFVVGDLMSVPGVPGQAQGAIQGATYAAKAIKAGLHGQAPQDRKPFKYFNKGSMATVSRFNAVCQVGKLEFSGFIAWLAWLALHLYYLIGYRSRIITVIQWFVTFLGRSRGQMAATEQWVFARLALEQVNSDEEEADELAAALGAPPADNGKLAEKAKAAIEGRVS; this is translated from the coding sequence GTGGTGGTGATCGGCTCCGGCTTCGGCGGCCTGTTCGGCACCAAGCACCTCAAGCGCGCCGACGTCGACATCACCTTGATCTCCAAGACCACCTCGCACCTGTTCCAGCCACTGCTCTACCAGGTCGCCACCGGCATCCTCTCGGTCGGTGAGATCGCGCCCGCGACCCGGCTGGTGCTGCGCAAGCAGAAGAACGCGCAGGTGCTGCTCGGCGATGTCATCGACATCGACCTCGAAGCGAAGACGGTCACCTCGCGCCTGCTCAACCAGAACACCGTCACCCCGTTCGACAGCCTGATCGTCGCCACCGGTGCGCAGCAGTCGTACTTCGGCAACAACCAGTTCGCCACCTACGCCCCCGGCATGAAGACCATCGATGACGCACTGGAACTACGCGGCCGCATCCTCGGTTCGTTCGAGGGTGCGGAGCTGGCCACCAGCCAGGAGATGCGGGACCGGCTGCTCACCTTCGTGGTGGTCGGCGCCGGACCCACCGGAGTCGAATTGGCCGGGCAGATCGCCGAACTCGCCGATCGCACCCTTGAAGGCACCTTCCACAACATCGATCCGCGCGACGCCCGCGTCGTGTTGCTCGAGGGTGCGGGCGCGGTGCTCGGCCCGATGGGCCCGAAGCTCGGCAACAAGGCCAAGCGGCGGCTGGAGAAGATGGGCGTGGAGATCCAGCTCAACGCCATGGTCACCGATATCGACGCGCTGGGCGTCACGGTCAAGGACGCCGACGGCACCATCCGGCGCATCGAGTCGTCCTGCAAGGTGTGGTCGGCCGGCGTGCAGGCCAGCCCGCTCGGCAAGATGCTCGCCGAACGCTCCGACGGCACCGAGGTGGACCGCGCCGGACGCGTCGTGGTCGAGCCGGACCTGACCATCAAGGGACATCCGAACGTCTTCGTCGTCGGCGACCTCATGTCGGTGCCTGGCGTGCCGGGACAGGCGCAGGGCGCGATCCAGGGCGCCACCTACGCGGCCAAGGCGATCAAAGCCGGGCTGCACGGCCAAGCGCCGCAGGACCGTAAGCCGTTCAAGTACTTCAACAAGGGCAGCATGGCGACCGTGTCGCGGTTCAACGCCGTGTGCCAGGTCGGCAAGCTGGAATTCAGCGGGTTCATCGCCTGGCTGGCTTGGCTCGCGCTGCACCTGTATTACCTGATCGGCTACCGCAGCCGGATCATCACCGTCATCCAGTGGTTCGTCACCTTCCTCGGCCGCAGCCGCGGCCAGATGGCCGCCACCGAGCAGTGGGTGTTCGCCAGGCTCGCGCTCGAACAGGTCAACTCCGACGAGGAGGAGGCCGACGAACTCGCGGCCGCGCTCGGCGCACCGCCCGCGGACAACGGCAAGCTCGCCGAGAAGGCCAAGGCCGCCATCGAAGGCAGAGTGAGCTAG